A genomic window from Micromonospora sp. WMMA1947 includes:
- a CDS encoding GtrA family protein encodes MPGVRLLPERWQKFIHEALKFGIVGGINTVINYAVFNALALTVFRDGQLKATVIATIVATITSYLMNRHWTYRDRPKSALRREYVLFFVFNGAGLLIELGVLALAKYGLGVHGLLALNVAKTIGVLLATLFRFWSYRTFVFQPVPKHAEETWHSVPRDEWDNVAEMDPVAELAESVSELEEEEPPPGAGQAADFPPPRGRPAPADAGLGALGADLDAELAAELQPRRARR; translated from the coding sequence ATGCCTGGAGTCCGTCTGCTGCCCGAGCGCTGGCAGAAGTTCATCCACGAGGCGCTCAAATTCGGCATCGTCGGTGGCATCAACACCGTCATCAATTACGCGGTGTTCAATGCTCTGGCACTCACGGTTTTCCGCGACGGCCAGCTGAAGGCGACAGTGATCGCGACGATTGTCGCCACGATCACGTCGTATCTGATGAATCGTCACTGGACGTACCGCGATCGACCGAAATCTGCACTTCGCCGCGAATACGTCCTGTTCTTCGTTTTCAACGGTGCTGGTCTGCTGATCGAACTCGGCGTCCTGGCCCTGGCCAAGTACGGCCTCGGCGTACACGGCCTGCTCGCGCTGAACGTCGCCAAGACCATCGGTGTCCTGCTGGCCACGCTGTTCCGCTTCTGGTCCTACCGGACGTTCGTCTTCCAGCCGGTGCCCAAGCACGCCGAGGAGACCTGGCACTCGGTGCCGCGTGACGAGTGGGACAACGTCGCCGAGATGGACCCGGTCGCCGAGCTGGCCGAGTCGGTGAGCGAGCTGGAGGAGGAGGAACCGCCGCCGGGCGCCGGCCAGGCGGCCGACTTCCCGCCACCACGGGGCCGTCCCGCACCCGCCGACGCCGGGCTCGGCGCGCTCGGTGCCGACCTGGACGCCGAACTCGCCGCGGAACTCCAGCCCCGCCGCGCCCGCCGCTGA
- a CDS encoding PH domain-containing protein, which yields MAFPEDVLTEDEHVVLHLHPHWKALIRPVLVLVLAVAAVVAGWLLLPDGSGGTIALYAIAVVALVLVLWLGLWPFLVWRTTHYLFTNERVLLQQGVLSRNRRDLPLTRINDHAMNQRFVERLLGCGTLTIESAGERGQSVLHDVPGVDRVQTKLYELVEAHHDKHSLGDGEMREILADMSEGKSLRDQP from the coding sequence GTGGCGTTCCCCGAAGACGTGCTCACCGAGGACGAGCACGTCGTGTTGCACCTGCACCCGCACTGGAAGGCCCTGATCCGGCCGGTCCTGGTGCTCGTGCTCGCCGTCGCGGCGGTCGTCGCCGGCTGGCTTCTGCTGCCCGACGGCAGCGGCGGCACGATCGCGCTCTACGCGATCGCCGTGGTCGCCCTGGTGCTGGTGCTGTGGCTGGGCCTGTGGCCGTTTCTGGTCTGGCGCACCACGCACTACCTGTTCACGAATGAGCGCGTCCTGCTCCAGCAGGGGGTGCTGTCGCGCAACCGGCGGGACCTGCCGCTGACCCGGATCAACGACCACGCGATGAACCAGCGCTTCGTGGAGCGGCTGCTCGGCTGCGGCACGCTGACCATCGAGTCGGCGGGTGAGCGCGGCCAGTCGGTGCTGCACGACGTGCCGGGCGTTGACAGGGTGCAGACGAAGCTCTACGAGCTGGTCGAGGCGCACCACGACAAGCACAGCCTGGGTGACGGCGAGATGCGCGAGATCCTGGCCGACATGTCCGAGGGCAAGTCCCTGCGCGACCAGCCCTGA